The Bacteroidales bacterium genome contains a region encoding:
- a CDS encoding PKD domain-containing protein, which yields MSIRNYCCRILPLVFLVVQNQFIIAQNFASKWVFNEFTINFEKDSAFVERNNLADYRSNGYASICDADGNLILYSNGINVWNRNNELIENGDSLLNPDYLGTSLRASLIIPAPGNADRYFIFNMNPYNGNEFAGLYFSEADMSANEGNGKILRKGIRLIDSTGNQITALYHANRHDVWVITHRIQSNSYYAFLITDDGVSEKPVVSTLGKIHDSSFEGQLKGSPDGRKVAVSYNTWRQGEGFDLFDFNNETGKLSNAMSFLLPYQGCHGIEFSPDAVKLYAYESGSIGTLYQFKVYPDNYDSILASRKVVLMNHITSLEYMQLGPDGVIYITKGGGGYDGTMYLGTISKPNEDSAHCEAVELGLYLEGADAITDLFPHYIQNYFFKTNYSVHGSCPGENISYIISNTIGIDSVDWDFGDHTSGKMLNPVHKYSNPGNYNTRLIVYYPEKTDTLYKPVVIHELPVVSLGNDTAVCSGHLFTLRGKYSNITWHDGSHLKYFQAKNTGIYSVQVSNSFGCIQSDSINVFVNPSPVVNLGKDTTICSNSVIRLNAGQNNAGNDRLWHNGSKEMSFLVTGEGKFWLQVTNEYNCITKDEINIATKPAPEVNLGNDTTLTGFDYLSLDAGFFGHTTTYLWNDNSTFRYKYINGSSSLPGTYKVFVRVTNADHCTGTDTVKYTVLQDIKCYNDCLGRETVFLLGSPGIADSVFWDFGDGNSSGQVTAKHTYAEAGEYYISSIIYSGSGTDTVSKPVRIIPFPEVNLGEDISIIPNSILTLDAGAYDTPVSYYWDNYSTDQYRNIFGNDITPGTHMYFVRVISKISNCSSSDTIRVTLDVGTKINPMQNAVLIKEYPNPVENVFFIENPLMSHLKVIIYDISGNTMGQWQLVKGNNQINVEYFKPGIYFLHFPDQNMRDIKIIKYSVQ from the coding sequence ATGTCTATCAGAAATTACTGTTGCCGCATACTTCCTTTAGTATTTCTTGTGGTTCAGAATCAATTCATAATTGCCCAAAACTTTGCCAGTAAATGGGTATTTAATGAGTTTACAATAAACTTCGAAAAAGATTCCGCTTTTGTTGAGAGGAATAACCTTGCTGATTACCGTTCAAATGGATACGCATCAATTTGTGATGCCGATGGCAACCTTATTCTGTATTCGAATGGAATCAATGTGTGGAACCGGAATAATGAGCTGATTGAAAATGGTGATAGCCTTCTGAATCCGGATTATTTAGGCACATCTCTCAGGGCATCCTTGATCATACCTGCACCCGGAAATGCTGACAGGTACTTTATATTTAACATGAATCCCTATAACGGAAATGAATTTGCGGGATTGTATTTCTCAGAAGCAGACATGTCGGCAAATGAAGGAAATGGTAAAATACTGCGTAAAGGAATTAGGCTTATTGATTCCACCGGAAACCAGATTACGGCTTTGTATCATGCAAACCGGCATGATGTTTGGGTTATTACCCATCGGATTCAATCGAACTCTTACTATGCCTTTCTGATAACCGATGATGGAGTATCTGAAAAGCCCGTTGTGAGCACTCTCGGCAAAATTCATGATTCATCTTTTGAAGGCCAATTAAAAGGTTCGCCCGATGGCAGGAAAGTTGCCGTAAGTTATAATACCTGGAGACAGGGTGAGGGTTTTGACTTGTTTGATTTCAATAATGAAACGGGCAAATTGTCAAATGCCATGAGTTTTCTTTTGCCATACCAGGGTTGTCATGGTATTGAATTTTCGCCTGATGCGGTAAAGCTTTATGCATATGAGTCCGGAAGCATTGGCACATTGTACCAGTTTAAAGTCTACCCTGATAATTATGATTCCATTCTTGCTTCCCGGAAGGTTGTTTTAATGAATCACATTACATCGTTAGAATACATGCAGCTGGGCCCCGATGGAGTTATATATATTACCAAGGGGGGCGGAGGGTATGACGGAACTATGTATTTAGGCACGATATCAAAACCAAATGAAGACAGTGCCCATTGTGAAGCAGTTGAATTGGGCCTTTACCTTGAAGGTGCTGATGCTATTACCGATTTGTTTCCTCATTATATTCAGAACTATTTTTTTAAAACAAATTATTCAGTTCACGGATCCTGTCCAGGAGAAAATATATCTTACATCATTTCGAATACCATAGGGATTGATTCGGTTGATTGGGATTTTGGAGATCATACATCCGGTAAAATGTTAAATCCGGTTCATAAATACAGCAACCCCGGGAATTATAATACCCGCTTAATCGTGTATTATCCCGAAAAAACGGACACTCTTTACAAGCCGGTCGTTATCCATGAATTACCAGTAGTAAGTCTTGGCAATGATACTGCCGTTTGTTCCGGTCATTTATTCACCCTGAGAGGTAAATACAGCAATATTACATGGCACGATGGAAGTCATTTGAAATATTTTCAGGCTAAGAATACGGGAATATATAGTGTACAGGTCAGCAACAGTTTTGGTTGTATTCAATCTGATTCAATTAACGTTTTTGTGAATCCTTCCCCGGTAGTAAACCTGGGTAAAGACACCACCATTTGCAGTAATTCGGTAATCCGGTTAAATGCGGGACAAAATAATGCCGGGAATGATCGTTTATGGCACAACGGATCAAAAGAAATGTCATTTTTGGTTACTGGTGAAGGAAAATTCTGGCTTCAGGTAACAAATGAATATAATTGCATCACTAAAGATGAAATTAATATTGCCACAAAACCGGCTCCTGAAGTGAACCTGGGTAATGATACAACCCTTACGGGTTTTGATTACTTATCACTGGACGCCGGGTTTTTTGGTCATACGACTACCTATTTGTGGAACGATAATTCAACCTTCAGATATAAGTATATTAACGGAAGTTCTTCTTTACCCGGCACATACAAAGTGTTTGTGCGCGTCACCAATGCGGACCATTGCACAGGAACGGACACGGTTAAATACACTGTTTTGCAGGATATAAAATGTTACAACGATTGCTTAGGAAGAGAGACGGTATTCCTGCTTGGTTCACCTGGTATAGCAGATTCCGTTTTTTGGGATTTCGGTGACGGCAATTCATCCGGGCAGGTAACAGCAAAGCATACATATGCTGAGGCAGGAGAATATTATATATCGTCGATCATTTACTCCGGTTCCGGAACCGATACGGTTTCAAAACCTGTCAGGATTATTCCTTTTCCTGAAGTTAACCTGGGTGAAGACATTTCAATAATTCCGAATTCAATCCTTACTCTTGATGCAGGAGCTTATGACACTCCGGTGTCGTATTACTGGGACAATTACTCCACTGATCAATACCGGAATATATTCGGAAACGATATTACTCCCGGAACTCATATGTATTTCGTAAGAGTCATTTCAAAAATTTCCAATTGTTCGAGTTCTGATACAATCAGGGTAACATTGGATGTTGGTACCAAGATTAACCCCATGCAGAATGCTGTTTTGATAAAGGAATACCCTAATCCCGTAGAGAATGTTTTCTTCATCGAGAATCCACTGATGAGCCATTTAAAAGTCATAATATATGATATCAGCGGAAATACAATGGGTCAATGGCAATTGGTTAAAGGAAATAACCAAATCAATGTGGAATATTTCAAGCCGGGAATCTACTTTCTGCACTTTCCTGATCAAAATATGAGGGACATAAAAATTATAAAATATTCGGTGCAATGA
- a CDS encoding LLM class flavin-dependent oxidoreductase, with protein MKKIGFLSFGHWANRPGYNVRTASDALLQSIDLAVACEEMGLDGAYFRVHHYAAQLGSPFPLLSAIGARTKKIEIGTAVIDMRYENPFYMIEDAGAADLISGGRLQLGISRGSPEQVIDGWRYFGYEPADGETDAEMARDKALLFLDKLSGIGFAEPNPRPMFPNPPGLLRLEPHSEGLRDRIWWGAASNATAVWAAENGMNLQSSTLKFDESGKPFHIQQAEQIRLYKEAWKKAGHKREPRVSVSRSVFALVNDQDRYYFGQEAERNDQIGFIEPGKRAIFGRSYAAEPDELIKDLAEDEAIKEADTLLLTIPNTLGVEYNIHVLSSILKFVAPELGWR; from the coding sequence ATGAAAAAAATAGGCTTTTTATCATTCGGACACTGGGCCAACCGGCCGGGTTATAATGTACGCACGGCAAGTGATGCATTGCTTCAATCCATTGATCTGGCTGTTGCATGTGAAGAAATGGGACTTGACGGTGCATATTTCAGGGTGCATCATTACGCGGCCCAACTTGGATCTCCGTTTCCTTTATTGTCTGCCATCGGTGCCAGGACAAAAAAGATTGAAATAGGGACAGCCGTGATTGATATGCGTTATGAAAATCCGTTTTACATGATCGAAGATGCAGGTGCAGCGGATCTGATATCGGGAGGAAGACTCCAGCTGGGAATCAGCAGGGGTTCGCCGGAGCAGGTAATAGACGGATGGCGCTATTTTGGTTATGAACCTGCCGATGGAGAAACAGATGCCGAAATGGCCAGGGATAAAGCCTTACTATTTCTGGATAAGCTGAGTGGTATCGGATTTGCTGAACCCAATCCCCGTCCCATGTTCCCGAATCCTCCCGGCTTGTTACGACTGGAACCCCATTCTGAAGGATTGCGCGACCGCATCTGGTGGGGCGCTGCTTCCAATGCAACTGCCGTATGGGCGGCAGAAAACGGGATGAACCTGCAAAGCTCCACACTCAAATTTGACGAGAGCGGAAAACCATTCCATATCCAACAGGCAGAGCAAATCAGACTTTACAAGGAAGCCTGGAAAAAGGCCGGACATAAGCGTGAGCCGCGGGTGTCGGTAAGCCGGTCCGTTTTTGCGCTGGTGAATGACCAGGACAGGTATTACTTCGGACAGGAAGCAGAACGTAATGACCAAATCGGTTTTATTGAGCCAGGCAAACGGGCCATTTTCGGAAGAAGTTATGCGGCAGAACCGGATGAACTGATTAAGGACTTGGCCGAGGACGAAGCGATAAAGGAAGCCGATACGCTACTATTGACCATACCCAATACGTTAGGGGTTGAGTATAATATTCATGTATTGTCATCCATTCTGAAGTTTGTCGCCCCGGAGCTGGGTTGGAGGTGA
- a CDS encoding methyl-accepting chemotaxis protein: MNKIILQTLITFGLGIPVSVILLNFMFRKSLLYKIMSLWVTNIFVVIANTKMTDAFPDSYPQYLSLPTGALITIFLAYQIYRLIKKPFDRSIANVESLAEGNLQIAISKSMENRNDELGKLARSIRMLSENLNGIIQGLQNSSNEISTLGQQLNSTSQMLASGASQQAVSLEEISASMEEMAVNIENSSVNAAQTEKIAENANENVKRGNDSALVALKAMNDVVEKIRIINDIASQTNLLSLNAAVEAARAGEHGRGFAVVAAEVRRLATLSKEAADKIEVVSRNGVRISEEASDQLIEVIPLMEKTTGLIKEIATASAEQNVGTGQINHALQELNNLTQKNAKSAEEMASGAGILAEQAETLTKLMKHFRTAKAVSL; the protein is encoded by the coding sequence ATGAATAAAATTATATTACAAACGCTGATTACTTTCGGATTGGGCATTCCTGTTTCTGTAATCTTATTGAATTTTATGTTCAGGAAGTCATTGCTTTATAAGATTATGTCATTGTGGGTTACCAATATCTTCGTTGTCATAGCCAATACAAAAATGACTGATGCCTTTCCGGACAGCTATCCGCAGTATTTATCACTGCCGACAGGTGCCCTGATTACCATTTTCCTGGCTTACCAGATATACCGGCTTATAAAGAAGCCTTTCGACAGATCTATAGCCAACGTGGAAAGCCTTGCTGAAGGGAACCTTCAAATTGCCATCTCAAAAAGCATGGAAAACCGCAACGATGAATTGGGAAAACTGGCAAGGTCAATCAGGATGCTGTCTGAAAATCTTAACGGGATAATACAAGGACTTCAGAATAGTTCCAACGAGATTTCCACTCTAGGTCAGCAGTTAAATTCAACATCACAGATGCTGGCCAGCGGTGCAAGTCAGCAGGCAGTATCACTTGAAGAGATAAGCGCTTCAATGGAAGAAATGGCTGTAAATATTGAAAATAGTTCGGTAAATGCCGCGCAAACAGAAAAGATAGCAGAAAATGCAAACGAGAATGTAAAAAGGGGGAATGATTCCGCACTGGTCGCCCTGAAAGCCATGAATGATGTAGTTGAAAAAATCAGGATTATCAATGATATCGCATCCCAAACCAATCTTTTATCGCTCAATGCCGCCGTTGAAGCTGCCCGGGCAGGAGAACACGGCCGTGGTTTTGCAGTTGTGGCAGCAGAGGTCAGAAGACTTGCCACTCTGAGTAAGGAAGCCGCTGATAAAATTGAGGTGGTTTCAAGAAATGGTGTAAGGATTTCAGAAGAAGCAAGCGATCAATTGATAGAGGTTATTCCCCTTATGGAAAAAACAACTGGTTTAATTAAAGAGATTGCCACAGCCAGTGCTGAACAGAATGTCGGAACCGGACAAATCAATCACGCTTTACAGGAATTAAACAACCTCACTCAAAAGAATGCCAAGAGCGCTGAAGAAATGGCTTCAGGTGCAGGAATTCTTGCAGAACAAGCAGAAACGCTGACAAAACTGATGAAGCATTTCCGGACGGCAAAGGCTGTTAGTCTGTAG
- a CDS encoding porin family protein, translated as MKSTILKSGFLLLFIMACAGISAQYAIRPYVGMNNSTLTKNLFTNENLKYTFGYQVGVDLQLGNKFYVQPGVQFEFLKNSNITGPVSSLQDFDLKRTYFRIPLMIGYNFSGMDSPLGLRVFTGPNAAFKLGGKVGDNGVVGEVDLVDNMRSMIWGWNVGVGIDVIRYVFVDAGYEFGLSEVFDDQPDLNSGIRNNLFYVNAGLRFVF; from the coding sequence ATGAAATCTACTATTTTAAAATCCGGCTTCCTGCTTCTGTTCATTATGGCTTGTGCCGGCATTTCAGCACAGTATGCCATTCGTCCTTATGTCGGAATGAATAATTCGACCCTGACGAAAAACCTTTTTACGAATGAAAATCTGAAGTATACATTCGGGTACCAGGTAGGCGTTGACCTGCAGCTGGGAAATAAATTTTATGTCCAGCCGGGAGTCCAATTCGAGTTCCTCAAAAACTCAAATATAACCGGCCCGGTTTCTTCACTGCAGGATTTCGACCTGAAACGCACTTACTTCAGGATTCCCCTGATGATCGGGTATAATTTCAGTGGAATGGACAGTCCTCTTGGTTTACGCGTGTTTACCGGGCCAAACGCTGCTTTTAAACTCGGCGGCAAGGTAGGTGATAACGGGGTTGTCGGTGAAGTTGACCTGGTTGACAATATGCGCAGCATGATCTGGGGATGGAATGTCGGAGTGGGAATTGACGTGATCCGATATGTATTCGTTGACGCAGGATATGAGTTTGGATTATCCGAAGTATTTGACGATCAGCCGGACCTCAATTCAGGGATCAGGAACAATTTGTTTTATGTGAACGCAGGGTTGAGGTTTGTTTTTTAG
- a CDS encoding alpha-L-arabinofuranosidase C-terminal domain-containing protein yields MKIAFLLFLSLFISFSAFAQRNGKSISPDLFGLFFEDINYAADGGLYAELVQNRSFEYNPAERREWSPLSYWEYLTPGFSYGKISVETASPLHINNPHYVVLDVEFVGNYSQNKGQSGVGIKNYGFDGIVVKKGDRYNLSLFIRQMSADPVAVSASLQTPKGTILAEQTFSTSSGDWQKYTATLIPSESCDSATLVILATTKGKLALDVISLFPGNTFKNRPNGMRPDLAQLLADMKPAFIRFPGGCLTHGDGLGNMYRWKNTIGPLEERKEQRNIWGYNQTAGLGYFEYFQFCEDIGAKPLPVLPAAVSCQNSGGTWRIGGTGQQAIPMDQMQDYIQEVLDLVEWANGSVNSEWGAKRAAAGHPEPFNLQYIGIGNEDKITLEFKERFKMIYDAVKAKHPEITIIGTAGPFHSGEDFDKGWAFARDLKVQVVDEHYYVDPAWLLANQQRYDKYSASAGQVYLGEYASWGNKMRNAIAEAAYMTSLERNGDVVRMASYAPLLSKKGFTQWNTDMIYFDNVRICPSVNYYVQKLFCENRGDLYYDNVIQKDEKDTLVAYSCVKDSRTGDIILKLVNAGSERKVFKVNLKKLGEISSEADQTVLSGDADAENTFENPRHIVPVTSTIRPGKSFTYSAPAMSLTVMRLKR; encoded by the coding sequence GCCCAGCGAAACGGCAAATCCATAAGTCCCGATTTGTTCGGGTTGTTTTTTGAGGATATAAACTATGCAGCGGATGGCGGTTTATACGCTGAGCTGGTTCAGAACCGCTCGTTTGAATACAATCCTGCCGAACGAAGGGAGTGGAGTCCTCTTTCCTACTGGGAATATTTGACACCTGGCTTTTCATACGGAAAGATCAGCGTCGAAACCGCTTCCCCTCTCCACATAAACAATCCTCATTATGTGGTGCTTGATGTTGAGTTTGTAGGAAATTACAGTCAAAACAAAGGCCAATCGGGAGTGGGAATTAAAAACTACGGCTTTGATGGCATAGTAGTTAAAAAAGGTGACCGATATAATCTCTCATTGTTCATCCGTCAGATGTCGGCTGATCCTGTTGCGGTTTCAGCAAGCCTGCAGACACCCAAAGGAACCATCCTGGCCGAACAAACCTTTTCTACTTCATCAGGTGATTGGCAGAAATACACAGCAACCCTGATCCCTTCAGAAAGCTGTGATAGCGCAACCCTTGTAATTCTTGCCACTACAAAAGGCAAGCTGGCCCTTGATGTCATTTCATTATTCCCGGGAAATACTTTTAAAAACAGGCCTAATGGAATGCGTCCCGACCTGGCGCAATTGCTGGCCGACATGAAACCGGCGTTTATTCGCTTTCCCGGAGGGTGCCTTACCCATGGAGATGGTTTAGGAAATATGTACCGCTGGAAGAATACAATTGGACCACTTGAAGAGCGCAAGGAACAGCGCAACATCTGGGGGTATAACCAGACAGCAGGGCTGGGGTATTTTGAATATTTTCAATTCTGCGAAGATATCGGCGCCAAACCCCTGCCGGTTTTGCCGGCTGCAGTAAGTTGCCAGAATTCAGGCGGTACATGGCGCATCGGGGGAACCGGTCAGCAGGCCATCCCGATGGACCAGATGCAGGACTATATTCAGGAAGTGCTCGACCTGGTGGAATGGGCCAATGGTTCCGTAAATTCCGAATGGGGCGCCAAACGGGCAGCCGCAGGCCATCCGGAACCTTTCAACTTGCAGTATATCGGCATCGGCAATGAGGACAAGATCACACTGGAATTCAAAGAACGGTTCAAAATGATCTATGATGCCGTAAAGGCAAAACATCCTGAAATTACAATAATCGGAACGGCGGGTCCCTTTCACAGCGGTGAGGATTTTGATAAGGGATGGGCATTTGCCAGGGATCTGAAAGTGCAGGTTGTGGATGAGCATTATTATGTAGATCCCGCATGGCTGTTGGCCAACCAACAGCGATATGATAAATATTCCGCTTCAGCAGGCCAGGTTTACCTGGGTGAATATGCATCATGGGGTAACAAAATGCGGAATGCCATTGCAGAGGCTGCTTACATGACATCGCTCGAGCGCAACGGTGATGTGGTGAGGATGGCGTCCTATGCTCCCTTACTGTCGAAAAAAGGATTTACACAGTGGAATACCGATATGATTTATTTTGATAATGTCAGGATATGTCCATCGGTAAATTATTATGTTCAGAAGCTGTTCTGTGAGAATAGAGGCGACCTGTATTATGACAACGTGATACAGAAAGATGAAAAAGACACCCTGGTGGCATACTCCTGTGTTAAAGACAGTAGGACCGGTGATATTATTCTGAAATTGGTAAATGCAGGCAGTGAACGGAAAGTTTTTAAAGTTAACCTGAAAAAATTGGGAGAAATTTCCTCAGAAGCAGATCAGACTGTACTGTCAGGTGATGCCGATGCGGAGAACACATTTGAAAATCCCCGACATATTGTTCCGGTTACTTCAACGATTAGGCCCGGCAAATCATTCACCTATTCCGCTCCGGCAATGTCATTGACAGTGATGAGGTTGAAAAGGTAA